The following are encoded in a window of Brevibacillus ruminantium genomic DNA:
- a CDS encoding AAA family ATPase, which produces MQHQQVPDQFEKMKGWREKLPDPAAVTEEELFTLLRLIEERGKPGSEGGIEKAGEDAIAKAGDAKAETGEEVGTEAEEGSKVEAVVLTLLAAKRMEKPDGFHLADEWLTRAAFLDPAFLPAHEWRMRLQMQRLKQHTFSQRYPLIRETDNAVSRRKNLETLQEAGAAELEELADWIKLAAEARVSAEKAGAFTFVQKLAHLEALYQQRENLLRQMLEKAEEYASSLHGMFFSVESLTALQDAIRALTAQHEEKQQLFAEDSSDSQEEPKQPETALAELESLIGMREIKERVRSLARFLRYRQLREQKGWKMRDQLPLHLVFMGNPGTGKTTLARLLARLYHELGLLARGEIVEVDRSHLVGAYVGQTEQKVMEAVKRAEGGVLFIDEAYSLKRSDSSGADYGQAAIDTLVAAMTGGEYAGKFVVMLAGYPEEMRQFLFANPGLRSRFPETGHFLLPDYSADELLQIAEKVASRNDYALTEETRRALRKRIEDAQVDDTFGNARTVHNIVMDAIFAKGRELGEKELKWQDFTLLDPADVLPAQPESKSGSARRQLENLIGLAQVKEELAKITSFVTVQRKRNEAGLPTVPIELHAVFTGNPGTGKTTVARLYAAMLKEIGYLKRGHLVTVGRADLVAGYVGQTATVTRRKVREALGGVLFIDEAYALAEGSESDFGQEAIHTLVEEMTRHQENLVVVLAGYPAEMLRFMESNPGLYSRFKKYIPFPDYTPEELVQMLLQRVEDSGYSIRPETVVLLRERLEQAALAIGLHGNGRFVTNLLQEAMQNQAMRLTMTESAEWTREELVSLEWSDFSPLFAGMDESSERTE; this is translated from the coding sequence ATGCAGCATCAACAGGTACCGGATCAATTTGAAAAAATGAAAGGATGGCGGGAAAAACTGCCTGATCCCGCGGCCGTAACGGAGGAAGAGTTATTTACGCTGCTTCGGCTCATCGAAGAACGGGGGAAACCGGGAAGCGAAGGAGGTATAGAGAAAGCAGGAGAAGATGCGATAGCTAAAGCCGGAGATGCCAAAGCAGAAACAGGAGAAGAGGTTGGTACCGAAGCTGAAGAAGGTTCTAAAGTCGAAGCTGTCGTTTTGACGCTGCTCGCTGCGAAAAGAATGGAGAAGCCCGATGGTTTTCACCTGGCCGATGAGTGGCTGACGCGCGCTGCTTTCCTGGACCCTGCCTTTTTGCCTGCCCACGAATGGCGGATGCGTTTGCAGATGCAGCGACTGAAGCAGCATACGTTCAGTCAGCGCTACCCGTTAATTCGGGAGACAGATAATGCGGTAAGCCGTCGAAAGAATCTGGAGACGCTGCAGGAAGCAGGAGCTGCCGAACTAGAAGAGCTGGCGGACTGGATCAAGCTCGCTGCCGAGGCGAGAGTGTCAGCAGAAAAAGCAGGAGCGTTTACCTTCGTACAGAAGCTGGCTCACCTGGAAGCACTCTATCAGCAGCGGGAAAACCTTTTACGCCAGATGTTAGAGAAAGCGGAAGAATACGCGAGCTCTCTCCACGGGATGTTTTTTTCGGTTGAATCTCTAACGGCGTTGCAGGATGCGATCCGTGCATTGACGGCCCAGCACGAAGAGAAGCAGCAGCTTTTTGCGGAAGATAGCAGTGACAGCCAGGAGGAGCCGAAGCAACCTGAAACCGCACTGGCAGAGCTGGAGTCGCTGATTGGCATGCGTGAGATCAAAGAGCGGGTTCGTTCGCTTGCCCGTTTTCTTCGCTATCGTCAGCTCCGTGAGCAAAAGGGCTGGAAAATGCGGGACCAACTGCCGCTGCATCTGGTTTTCATGGGCAATCCAGGTACGGGAAAGACGACGCTTGCTCGTTTGCTTGCGCGACTCTATCATGAACTGGGATTGCTTGCGCGGGGAGAGATCGTCGAGGTGGACCGGTCGCATCTGGTCGGTGCCTACGTGGGACAAACCGAGCAAAAAGTGATGGAAGCCGTGAAACGTGCGGAAGGAGGCGTTCTGTTCATTGATGAAGCCTACAGCCTAAAACGGTCGGACAGCTCAGGGGCAGATTATGGGCAGGCTGCGATCGACACGTTGGTAGCAGCCATGACGGGCGGAGAATATGCAGGCAAATTTGTCGTGATGCTGGCCGGGTATCCTGAGGAAATGCGGCAATTTCTCTTTGCCAATCCGGGACTGCGCAGCCGCTTTCCCGAAACGGGTCATTTTTTACTGCCCGATTACAGTGCAGATGAGCTGCTGCAGATTGCGGAAAAAGTGGCGAGCCGCAACGATTATGCCCTGACGGAAGAGACGCGCCGGGCGCTGCGAAAACGGATCGAGGACGCACAGGTGGACGATACCTTTGGCAACGCGCGAACGGTTCACAATATCGTGATGGATGCGATTTTCGCCAAGGGACGGGAGCTTGGTGAAAAAGAGTTGAAATGGCAAGACTTTACCCTACTTGATCCGGCGGATGTCCTGCCTGCCCAACCTGAATCCAAGTCAGGATCTGCGAGGCGTCAGCTCGAGAATTTGATCGGACTTGCCCAGGTGAAAGAGGAGTTGGCGAAGATCACATCCTTTGTGACCGTGCAGCGCAAACGAAATGAGGCTGGTCTGCCCACGGTTCCCATCGAATTGCACGCTGTTTTTACGGGAAATCCAGGTACAGGCAAAACAACGGTGGCGCGTCTGTATGCCGCCATGCTGAAAGAGATCGGCTATTTAAAACGGGGACATCTCGTGACAGTCGGTCGGGCTGACCTGGTCGCCGGTTATGTCGGCCAGACCGCAACGGTTACCAGGCGCAAAGTACGCGAAGCGTTGGGAGGCGTCCTGTTTATTGATGAAGCATATGCCCTTGCGGAGGGCAGTGAATCGGATTTTGGGCAAGAGGCGATCCATACCCTGGTGGAGGAAATGACGAGACATCAGGAGAATCTGGTCGTCGTGTTGGCTGGCTACCCGGCAGAGATGCTCAGGTTCATGGAAAGCAACCCTGGACTTTATTCGCGGTTTAAAAAATACATTCCGTTTCCCGACTACACGCCAGAGGAATTGGTCCAAATGCTGCTGCAACGGGTTGAGGATAGCGGGTACAGCATTCGTCCCGAAACGGTAGTGCTGCTACGCGAGCGACTAGAGCAGGCAGCTTTAGCGATAGGGCTTCATGGCAACGGCAGGTTCGTAACCAATCTGCTGCAGGAAGCGATGCAAAACCAGGCGATGCGCTTGACGATGACAGAATCTGCGGAGTGGACCAGGGAAGAGCTTGTCAGTTTGGAATGGAGCGATTTTTCTCCGCTTTTTGCTGGCATGGATGAGTCGAGTGAAAGAACTGAGTAA
- a CDS encoding S8 family serine peptidase, with product MKRKMKWYAALSATLVLSMMVGQLPTGAKQQGERRGDLEIEASEGLALKSNARQTAETDLYVIRFEGPIEQEWKDEVEALGIELGDYLPDFSFVAKLSDKKIQRQVVRLPFVEEIIPFYPVNKVAPELRKALGTSKEVEVAVIGFDKSVDIRRTVNRAAKEELSGSVESLKNARHISLAAMTGQGLEEVIQSEDVVAVVPLPKRKLHNDRAAKILKSDKLENTGYTGQGQIIGIADSGLDTGDEENIHPDFIGQILRLYAIGREGDASDLEGHGTHVVASALGTGAASAGKYKGTASDAQLIFHSMSDKWGGLVGEVRDILGQAYEGGARIHSDSWGDDDFGDYGLDSYMFDQFLWEHKDMTALVAAGNVGYRGFKTVGSPATAKNVIAVGASENDRPKVGGEKADDPDTVAGFSSRGTTMDGRFKPDLVAPGTFILSARSSLAPEEAFEELFDRFYAYSSGTSMATPLLAGGVAQIRQFLSEEKENDNPSAALLKAMLISGTDDLDEDMRLQGFGRANLLNAIQTDFVDEKEGLLTGEGASYSVKVTDRSKPLAITLAWTDYPASLAAYRTLVNDLNLVVISPDGEQYNGNDFFRYPYDDEVDNLNNVEQVWIPRPERGVYTVKVKGYNIPKGPQPFALATTGKIVDEAEGPDVKKGTLNTEKAINRYDVMTFRAAQEGRLRVVPTWRGYAELSLILYDETNMPIKVIEKLEKGKTLTISLPDAGKYKIKIELEKGNEAKYQLDLDYPR from the coding sequence TTGAAGCGAAAGATGAAGTGGTATGCTGCCTTGTCTGCCACCCTCGTGCTGAGTATGATGGTCGGTCAGTTGCCGACGGGAGCAAAGCAGCAGGGGGAACGACGGGGAGATCTGGAGATTGAAGCAAGCGAAGGGCTCGCTCTAAAGTCCAATGCAAGGCAAACAGCGGAAACAGACCTGTATGTCATCCGTTTCGAAGGACCCATCGAGCAGGAATGGAAGGATGAAGTTGAGGCGCTCGGGATTGAACTGGGGGATTATTTGCCTGACTTTTCATTTGTGGCAAAATTATCAGACAAGAAAATCCAACGACAGGTCGTTCGTCTGCCTTTTGTCGAGGAGATCATTCCCTTTTATCCGGTAAACAAGGTCGCACCCGAGCTGCGAAAGGCTCTGGGCACGAGTAAAGAGGTAGAGGTTGCCGTCATCGGTTTTGATAAAAGTGTGGATATACGCCGGACGGTGAACAGAGCAGCCAAAGAAGAGCTGAGCGGCAGCGTGGAGAGTCTGAAAAATGCACGCCATATTTCTTTGGCCGCGATGACCGGGCAGGGGTTGGAGGAAGTGATCCAATCCGAGGATGTCGTAGCCGTCGTACCGTTACCCAAAAGGAAGCTGCATAATGACCGGGCAGCGAAAATACTCAAATCGGACAAGCTGGAAAACACAGGCTACACGGGCCAAGGACAGATTATCGGGATCGCCGACAGCGGTCTGGATACCGGTGATGAGGAAAATATCCATCCCGACTTCATCGGCCAAATCCTGCGTCTGTATGCCATCGGCCGTGAAGGTGACGCGAGTGATCTCGAAGGGCACGGGACACATGTTGTCGCCTCCGCTTTGGGCACGGGAGCGGCGTCTGCTGGAAAATACAAGGGAACGGCATCAGACGCACAGCTCATCTTTCATTCGATGTCGGACAAATGGGGAGGTCTTGTCGGAGAAGTCCGCGATATTCTGGGTCAGGCGTATGAGGGCGGGGCCCGTATTCATTCCGATTCCTGGGGAGATGATGATTTCGGTGATTACGGTCTTGATTCTTACATGTTCGATCAGTTTCTCTGGGAGCACAAGGATATGACGGCTTTGGTTGCTGCAGGCAACGTCGGATACCGGGGCTTTAAAACCGTTGGCAGTCCAGCTACTGCCAAAAACGTGATCGCGGTAGGGGCGTCGGAGAATGACCGTCCTAAAGTAGGCGGGGAGAAAGCGGATGATCCCGATACAGTTGCCGGATTCAGCAGCCGTGGAACCACTATGGATGGACGATTTAAGCCCGATCTGGTAGCACCTGGCACCTTTATTCTGTCTGCCCGCTCCTCGCTGGCACCTGAGGAAGCTTTTGAAGAACTGTTTGACAGGTTTTATGCGTACAGCAGTGGGACAAGCATGGCAACACCGCTTCTGGCTGGGGGTGTTGCGCAAATCCGGCAATTCCTTTCGGAAGAAAAAGAGAATGACAACCCCAGTGCAGCACTCCTGAAGGCAATGCTGATCAGCGGTACAGATGACCTGGATGAAGACATGCGTTTGCAAGGCTTCGGACGTGCCAATCTTCTCAATGCCATCCAGACAGACTTTGTCGATGAAAAGGAAGGGCTGCTTACGGGCGAGGGCGCGTCATACTCGGTCAAAGTAACGGATCGCTCCAAACCACTGGCCATTACGCTTGCCTGGACCGATTATCCGGCCTCCCTCGCTGCCTATCGGACACTGGTCAACGATCTTAATCTTGTTGTCATCTCCCCCGACGGGGAACAGTACAACGGCAATGACTTTTTCCGCTATCCCTATGATGACGAAGTGGATAATCTGAACAACGTGGAGCAGGTCTGGATTCCCCGCCCTGAAAGAGGGGTATACACGGTCAAAGTAAAGGGCTACAATATCCCGAAAGGACCACAGCCATTCGCTCTGGCGACCACAGGGAAAATCGTGGATGAAGCCGAAGGGCCCGATGTAAAAAAGGGAACTCTGAACACGGAAAAGGCCATCAACAGATATGACGTGATGACGTTTCGAGCAGCCCAAGAAGGCAGATTGCGAGTAGTGCCTACGTGGAGGGGCTATGCCGAACTCAGTCTGATCCTGTACGATGAGACAAATATGCCGATCAAGGTTATCGAAAAACTGGAAAAAGGGAAAACCCTTACGATCTCGCTGCCTGATGCAGGCAAGTACAAGATCAAGATTGAACTGGAAAAAGGCAACGAGGCCAAGTATCAGCTGGACCTCGACTACCCGAGGTAG
- a CDS encoding PucR family transcriptional regulator, whose product MNNEWRLTVADVVKRPLFQHAEVVAGSRGLSRAVRWVHVLEAAHTVQYLNGDELILSTGLGFGEAKEKRLAYLSQLISRKAVGLCIELGDYIPSVPDDMLELANHHDFPLIVFQKPVRFVDITQDLHELLINNQMQALRRLETYSRSLQQLSLQTQGIPKLLQHFQTSVHTQVFFFPLDGNPLYVPPLPQAVQAELSTLIRSSLPEHDQQEMSGGALPLSDKKKLVYQPITVMGHLLAYVGFILFDRDTDEYLLLTLDYTVSAMAQILMRKMFAEEQVLAAENKLFDDLIANRTLPEEQMRSLLGLTGKGKTPVYHTLILSLHRGGEEFSSPLPPHELTGVFRSLLTRLGFRPFIRCMGNRFYLLMISPTNQTDIRRNLDKAMSEMRRMCRQVMGPDTECFFGVSRPGEQLADAGKHLAESEQALIFQRSTDSPYFSELGLFRLLFHVPQEPVLTHFIHDYLGPLVRYDAENGTQLVKTLRLYLDNHLSKQETADKLFIHRQTLYHRLEKIQECLKVDLSQPDKRLCLEIAIRAHEWKHGLKEGSSPPNDVQQKASHPSRS is encoded by the coding sequence ATGAACAATGAATGGCGCTTGACCGTAGCAGATGTCGTCAAACGTCCTTTGTTTCAACACGCGGAAGTCGTCGCGGGCAGTCGGGGGCTATCTCGGGCCGTGCGCTGGGTTCACGTATTGGAAGCTGCCCATACGGTCCAGTACCTGAACGGAGACGAGTTGATCCTCTCGACGGGCCTCGGCTTTGGGGAAGCAAAAGAGAAACGCCTCGCCTACCTTTCCCAGCTAATTTCCCGCAAAGCGGTCGGACTCTGTATTGAACTGGGTGATTACATCCCTTCAGTACCTGATGATATGCTGGAGCTGGCTAATCATCACGACTTTCCCCTCATTGTTTTCCAAAAGCCCGTCCGCTTCGTAGACATTACCCAAGACCTTCATGAACTGTTGATCAATAACCAAATGCAGGCGCTGCGCCGTCTGGAAACCTATTCTCGCAGCTTGCAGCAATTAAGCTTGCAAACCCAAGGCATTCCCAAGCTGCTTCAACACTTCCAAACCAGTGTCCACACCCAGGTCTTTTTCTTTCCGCTCGACGGAAATCCTCTTTACGTCCCGCCTTTGCCGCAAGCTGTCCAGGCGGAGCTGTCCACCCTGATCCGTTCGTCCCTGCCGGAACATGACCAGCAAGAAATGAGCGGGGGAGCTCTTCCTCTCTCCGACAAAAAGAAGCTGGTTTACCAGCCAATCACGGTGATGGGACATCTCCTCGCATACGTTGGATTCATTTTATTTGACCGCGACACGGATGAGTACCTGTTGCTCACACTGGATTACACCGTCAGTGCCATGGCTCAAATCCTGATGCGCAAGATGTTCGCAGAGGAACAGGTCTTGGCTGCGGAGAACAAACTGTTTGACGATCTGATCGCCAACCGGACACTGCCCGAAGAGCAAATGCGCTCCCTGCTCGGTTTGACAGGAAAAGGGAAAACGCCTGTCTACCACACCTTGATCCTGTCGCTCCATCGCGGCGGGGAGGAATTCTCTTCTCCCCTGCCGCCGCATGAACTGACCGGTGTTTTCCGCTCTTTGTTGACCCGCCTCGGCTTTCGCCCCTTTATACGATGTATGGGGAACCGCTTTTACCTGTTGATGATTAGCCCCACCAATCAAACTGACATCCGCCGAAATTTGGACAAAGCGATGTCCGAGATGAGACGGATGTGCCGCCAGGTGATGGGCCCCGATACAGAATGTTTCTTTGGCGTTAGCAGACCAGGCGAACAGTTGGCTGACGCCGGCAAACACTTGGCCGAATCAGAACAGGCGTTGATCTTTCAAAGAAGCACGGACAGCCCATATTTTTCGGAGCTGGGATTATTCCGCCTGCTTTTCCATGTCCCCCAGGAGCCGGTCCTGACCCATTTTATCCATGACTATCTTGGTCCGCTGGTTCGCTATGATGCAGAAAACGGTACACAATTGGTCAAAACCCTGCGGCTTTATCTCGACAATCACCTGTCCAAACAAGAAACTGCAGATAAATTATTCATTCATCGGCAAACCCTGTACCATCGGCTGGAAAAGATCCAGGAATGTCTGAAAGTCGACCTGTCTCAGCCTGACAAGCGCCTTTGTCTCGAGATTGCCATCCGTGCACATGAATGGAAACACGGGCTAAAAGAGGGCAGCAGCCCCCCAAACGATGTGCAACAAAAAGCGTCGCATCCTTCACGATCGTGA
- a CDS encoding CoA-acylating methylmalonate-semialdehyde dehydrogenase: MSTTTVGPTLKNYIAGEWVESLTDRYEDIPNPATGELLSRVPLSTKDDVDKAVQAAKTAFPAWSETPAVDRARVMFRFQHLLWEHQDELAKLITLENGKNLAEAQAEILRAVEMVEFAAGMPTLLMGETLPNIARNIDCQVIRFPLGVVGGITPFNFPLMVPLWMYPIAITAGNTFVLKPSERTPLSSSRVAELLKEAGLPDGVFNVVNGAHDVVNGLLEHPDVKAISFVGSQPVAEYVYKTAAAHGKRVQALAGAKNHHLVMSDTNLQRAAKTIVSSAFGCAGERCMAASAVVAVEDIADELIHHLIEESNALKMGNGLEEGIDLGPVIRQSHLDKVHGFIEQGLSAGAELVRDGREDAKSKPDGYFLGPTIFDKADAEMVIVRDEIFAPVLSVMRVKNFEEGLETISRSRFGNGATIYTENGKWGREFVQRVEAGMVGVNVGVPAPMGFFAFTGWKNSFYGDLHANGKDGVDFFTKKKTITSRWFDDGDTSIGSQKVFVK, encoded by the coding sequence ATGAGTACAACAACAGTTGGTCCTACTCTGAAAAACTACATCGCCGGGGAATGGGTGGAATCTCTCACAGATCGCTATGAGGATATCCCCAATCCCGCAACAGGAGAATTGCTGTCCCGGGTACCGCTGTCAACCAAAGATGACGTGGACAAGGCAGTGCAAGCAGCCAAGACGGCATTTCCGGCATGGAGTGAAACTCCTGCGGTTGACAGAGCTCGTGTCATGTTCCGCTTCCAGCATTTGCTGTGGGAGCACCAGGATGAATTGGCGAAATTGATCACGCTGGAAAACGGCAAGAATCTGGCAGAAGCGCAAGCTGAGATTTTGCGTGCGGTGGAGATGGTAGAGTTTGCGGCCGGCATGCCGACTCTGCTAATGGGAGAGACCCTGCCGAATATCGCCAGGAATATCGACTGTCAGGTTATCCGCTTCCCGCTCGGCGTCGTTGGCGGCATCACGCCATTTAACTTCCCGTTGATGGTACCCCTGTGGATGTACCCGATTGCCATTACAGCAGGAAACACTTTTGTTCTGAAGCCCTCTGAGCGGACGCCGCTCTCCAGCAGCCGTGTCGCCGAGCTGTTGAAAGAAGCAGGTTTGCCGGACGGGGTATTCAACGTGGTCAACGGCGCGCATGATGTGGTCAACGGACTTTTGGAACATCCCGATGTCAAAGCGATTTCTTTCGTCGGTTCGCAGCCCGTGGCCGAGTACGTGTACAAAACGGCGGCAGCTCATGGGAAACGCGTTCAGGCCTTGGCTGGTGCGAAAAACCACCATCTGGTCATGTCCGATACGAATTTGCAGCGGGCAGCCAAAACAATCGTGAGCTCGGCATTTGGCTGTGCCGGGGAGAGATGCATGGCAGCCAGCGCTGTTGTAGCGGTGGAGGATATCGCCGACGAGCTGATCCATCACCTGATCGAAGAATCCAATGCACTCAAAATGGGGAATGGCCTGGAGGAAGGCATTGATTTGGGACCGGTAATCCGCCAATCCCATCTGGATAAGGTACATGGATTTATCGAGCAAGGGCTGTCTGCTGGAGCTGAGCTGGTCCGGGATGGTCGAGAGGATGCCAAGTCTAAACCGGACGGCTATTTCCTGGGTCCAACGATCTTTGACAAGGCAGATGCAGAAATGGTCATCGTCCGCGATGAAATTTTTGCTCCGGTTCTCAGTGTGATGCGCGTCAAGAACTTTGAAGAGGGTCTGGAGACAATCAGCCGATCCCGCTTTGGAAACGGCGCTACGATCTATACAGAAAACGGAAAATGGGGCCGGGAGTTCGTCCAGCGTGTCGAAGCGGGCATGGTTGGCGTCAACGTAGGGGTACCGGCACCGATGGGCTTCTTTGCCTTCACCGGTTGGAAAAATTCTTTCTACGGCGACCTGCACGCCAACGGCAAGGACGGGGTTGATTTCTTTACCAAGAAAAAGACGATCACATCCAGATGGTTCGACGATGGTGATACCAGTATCGGTTCTCAGAAAGTATTCGTGAAATAG
- a CDS encoding aspartate aminotransferase family protein — translation MSQGQQTKTADKNALLEKDRAHMWHHMSPYNPNPMIVTEAQGSWVTDIDGNKYLDGMSGLWCVNIGYGRQELADAAYEQLKEMAYFPLTQSHVPAIKLSEKVSEWLGEEYRVFFSNSGSEANEVAFKIARQFHHQNGEPGRYKFISRHRAYHGNTMGALAATGQSIRKQKYEPLAPGFLHVSPPYCYRCPFGKSYGNCNLECAQVYDEVINWEGANSVAAVIMEPTITGGGVIVPPPEYMPKVREICDKYGVLLIVDEVICGFGRSGQKFGHQNFGIKPDIVTMAKGITSAYLPLSATAVRAEIADKFNEQGVNLHFRHVNTFGGNPAACALALKNLELLEEEQLIERAASLGEELREKLSFLEDHPHVGDIRSFGFLMGIEMVEDRQTKEPAAPDKLAKVIGACKQRGLIIGRNGDTIPGFNNVLTLSPPFTTTSEDIDFIAQVLREAFAELA, via the coding sequence ATGAGCCAGGGTCAACAAACGAAAACCGCTGACAAAAATGCTCTGCTGGAAAAAGACCGCGCGCATATGTGGCATCATATGTCGCCGTACAATCCGAACCCGATGATCGTCACGGAAGCACAAGGTTCATGGGTAACGGATATTGACGGCAATAAATATCTGGACGGCATGTCAGGGCTGTGGTGCGTCAATATCGGCTATGGCCGCCAGGAGCTGGCTGATGCAGCTTATGAGCAGTTGAAGGAGATGGCCTATTTCCCGCTGACACAAAGCCATGTTCCGGCGATCAAGCTGTCGGAAAAAGTTAGCGAGTGGCTGGGCGAAGAATACCGCGTCTTTTTCTCCAACAGCGGTTCCGAAGCGAACGAGGTGGCTTTTAAAATTGCACGTCAGTTCCATCATCAAAACGGAGAGCCTGGCCGTTATAAATTTATCTCCCGCCATCGGGCCTACCATGGAAATACAATGGGGGCATTGGCTGCGACGGGCCAGTCCATCCGCAAACAAAAATACGAACCTCTGGCGCCTGGCTTTCTCCATGTCTCGCCACCGTATTGCTACCGCTGTCCTTTTGGCAAATCCTACGGCAACTGCAACCTGGAATGCGCACAGGTATATGACGAGGTCATCAACTGGGAGGGCGCCAACAGCGTGGCTGCGGTCATCATGGAACCGACAATTACGGGAGGCGGCGTGATCGTTCCCCCACCCGAGTACATGCCTAAGGTTCGCGAGATTTGTGACAAATACGGCGTCCTCTTGATCGTGGACGAGGTGATCTGTGGCTTCGGCCGTTCCGGTCAAAAGTTTGGCCATCAGAATTTTGGCATCAAGCCGGATATTGTGACGATGGCAAAGGGGATCACCAGCGCCTACCTGCCGCTTTCGGCAACTGCCGTAAGAGCGGAGATTGCAGACAAATTTAACGAGCAGGGAGTCAATCTGCACTTCCGTCATGTCAATACATTTGGCGGCAATCCTGCGGCTTGTGCGCTCGCTTTGAAAAACCTGGAGCTGTTGGAAGAAGAACAACTCATCGAACGTGCAGCAAGCCTCGGTGAGGAATTGCGGGAGAAGCTCTCGTTTTTGGAGGACCATCCCCATGTCGGCGATATCCGCAGCTTTGGATTCTTGATGGGTATCGAAATGGTGGAAGATCGCCAAACAAAAGAACCGGCAGCGCCTGACAAATTGGCAAAAGTCATCGGAGCCTGTAAACAGCGAGGGCTGATCATCGGCCGTAACGGCGACACCATCCCGGGATTCAATAATGTCCTCACCCTTTCTCCACCGTTTACGACGACGAGCGAGGATATCGATTTCATTGCACAGGTGCTACGTGAAGCTTTTGCTGAACTCGCCTAA
- a CDS encoding NAD(P)-dependent oxidoreductase encodes MSVPLDETKTIDALQANFTEVVPSLKPKEAMDEANRCLFCYDAPCIKACPTSIDIPSFIKKIATGNLLGSAKTIMDANPVGASCARVCPTEELCEGACVLNHASKPIMIGLLQRHATDWAIKNQAALFQPGKSNGKRVAVVGGGPAGLSAARELARLGYAVTVYESKGKAGGLNTYGIVSFRLPQEISLWEVEQVKALGVEFRTNTTVGVDVQPEEILEQHDSILLAVGMGAVPQLGIEGEDLSGVLDAISLVEETKTKPLTGQMIGKKVVVIGAGNTAIDGATTSRRLGAEQVQILYRRTEKEMTCYQFEYEFAKQDGVEFRWLVAPTRILGENGRVTGLELIRMELGEPDGKGRRKPVQVPDSQFVIEVDFVVKAIGQTRHLPLIEAFGLQHQNGIVAIEEGTYRTSHPQVFAAGDVIFGGGKTDAMVVDAANHGVRAAHAIHTALSDLTQPV; translated from the coding sequence ATGAGCGTTCCCCTCGATGAAACCAAGACGATTGACGCGCTGCAAGCGAATTTTACGGAAGTGGTTCCCTCCTTGAAGCCAAAGGAAGCGATGGATGAAGCAAACAGATGCCTGTTTTGTTATGATGCCCCCTGTATCAAGGCCTGTCCGACGTCGATTGATATCCCTTCGTTTATTAAAAAGATCGCGACAGGCAACCTGCTGGGATCAGCCAAAACCATTATGGATGCCAATCCGGTGGGAGCCAGCTGTGCCCGCGTTTGTCCGACAGAAGAACTGTGTGAGGGCGCCTGCGTACTCAACCACGCCTCTAAACCGATCATGATCGGTCTATTGCAGCGGCATGCAACAGACTGGGCGATCAAAAATCAGGCAGCTCTGTTTCAGCCAGGTAAAAGCAACGGGAAGCGTGTAGCGGTTGTCGGAGGAGGTCCGGCCGGCCTTTCAGCAGCCCGTGAGCTGGCTCGTCTCGGCTATGCTGTTACGGTTTATGAATCCAAGGGAAAGGCGGGGGGACTCAATACGTACGGCATTGTCTCTTTCCGTCTGCCCCAAGAGATATCGCTGTGGGAAGTAGAACAGGTGAAGGCACTGGGCGTCGAGTTTCGCACCAATACCACAGTCGGGGTAGATGTGCAGCCCGAGGAGATTTTGGAACAGCATGACTCAATCCTGCTTGCGGTGGGCATGGGGGCGGTGCCGCAGCTCGGAATCGAGGGAGAGGATTTAAGCGGGGTGCTGGATGCCATCTCCCTGGTGGAAGAGACCAAAACAAAACCACTGACGGGCCAGATGATCGGGAAAAAAGTCGTCGTGATCGGTGCAGGCAATACTGCGATCGACGGAGCCACTACCTCCAGAAGGCTGGGAGCCGAGCAGGTACAGATTCTTTACAGACGGACGGAAAAGGAGATGACCTGTTACCAGTTTGAGTACGAATTCGCCAAGCAGGATGGCGTCGAATTCCGCTGGCTGGTGGCGCCTACCCGGATTCTGGGGGAAAACGGACGTGTGACGGGCCTGGAGTTGATTCGTATGGAGCTGGGTGAACCGGATGGGAAAGGGCGGCGAAAGCCGGTGCAGGTTCCGGACAGCCAGTTCGTAATCGAGGTTGATTTTGTCGTCAAGGCGATCGGGCAGACCCGCCATCTCCCTTTGATCGAGGCATTCGGACTGCAGCATCAAAACGGGATCGTTGCCATCGAAGAAGGGACATACCGCACCTCTCACCCGCAAGTATTTGCGGCAGGTGATGTCATCTTCGGTGGCGGGAAGACCGATGCCATGGTGGTGGACGCAGCCAATCACGGAGTCCGTGCGGCTCATGCCATACACACTGCACTCAGCGATCTGACTCAGCCAGTATGA